CCTATCAATTGGCTGAAAGCCTGATTTCCGAAGGCGCTGAGCTTTTTGTCATCACGAGAAAGATGGGCCAGGAGTCAAAAGAGTTTGAGATCGTCGGGAATGTTCCCGTAAGAAGAATTTCTCCGATAGGACGCTTAAAGGGCAAGGGCTGGAAAGCTGTCCTCCCGCTCATGCGGTTATTGACGTTCATGCCTATTCTGCTAATTAAATATAGAAAAAGGTACGATATAATTTGTTTCTGGGGTAAAAATCCTTTCAATTCCTATTGATGAGCATCGCATTCGGAAAAACAAGTGTGATAAGAATCGAATCCCCGAGCGAATTATATGAGGATATCTCTAGCGATAGTATGAGAAGAATGAAATTATCGAATTCCTCCCGTACACTAAAGCTATTGTTCAAGGCGCGAAATTCTCTGGTCAGAAAAGCAGATTACTTCATTGCCATTTCATCGGAGATACGCCAGCAACTTGTCGATATTGGCGTCGATGACAATAAAATAGTATGTATATCGAACGGAATAAATATAAAAAAATTCTCGCCTGTTCCTGAAAATATTAAATCCCTCTTGAGACGCAAATTATCCCTTCCCGAGGACGAAACAATCTTTGTATATACAGGAAGAATAGTAGTATCAAAGGGGATACTTCTTCTGATGGAAGTATGGAAGCAGTTATTGTTGCAATATAATAATATTCACCTGT
The sequence above is drawn from the Candidatus Deferrimicrobium borealis genome and encodes:
- a CDS encoding glycosyltransferase family 4 protein; translated protein: MTDTHETAVRICFLAEIFYPEVKDGLTQHAYQLAESLISEGAELFVITRKMGQESKEFEIVGNVPVRRISPIGRLKGKGWKAVLPLMRLLTFMPILLIKYRKRYDIICFWGKNPFNSY